Proteins from one Congzhengia minquanensis genomic window:
- a CDS encoding carbohydrate kinase family protein, which yields MIKIVGIGANVYDTLITLPEFPAEDTKMRANSTCVSGGGPCATGLVTASKLGGSSAFIGVLSDDNAGKFLLEDMKKYGMTDEYVDVKKGYSSFSSYILLNTKKASRTCVFNKGNLPALELSEKQKQVICDAEILMVDGNEMESAIEGAKLANQSDTKVLYDAGGLYDGVERLLPYADILIPSEEFALGHTDKKTADEAAIVLYKKYSPEVVVITQGKNGGIIYDGKEIAKYPAFLVDAVDSNGSGDVFHGAFAFAVSIGYNYKKACVFSSAVSALKCTKVGSRASIPTLDEVKKFLKERGCNEFEENME from the coding sequence ATGATTAAGATTGTAGGAATAGGCGCTAATGTATATGATACATTAATCACTTTACCTGAATTTCCTGCAGAAGATACTAAAATGAGAGCAAATTCAACTTGCGTAAGCGGTGGCGGTCCTTGTGCAACAGGACTTGTTACCGCAAGCAAGCTTGGGGGTTCATCTGCTTTTATTGGTGTATTGTCCGATGATAATGCAGGTAAGTTTTTATTAGAAGATATGAAAAAATATGGTATGACAGACGAATATGTTGATGTCAAAAAAGGATATTCGTCTTTTTCCTCATATATATTGTTAAATACAAAAAAAGCATCACGAACTTGTGTTTTTAATAAAGGAAATCTTCCCGCTTTGGAACTTTCCGAAAAACAAAAACAGGTTATTTGTGATGCTGAAATTCTTATGGTTGACGGAAACGAAATGGAATCTGCAATTGAGGGTGCAAAACTTGCAAATCAATCAGATACAAAGGTTTTGTATGATGCAGGTGGATTGTATGATGGTGTAGAAAGATTGTTGCCATATGCAGATATTTTAATCCCGTCGGAAGAATTTGCATTAGGGCACACAGACAAAAAAACTGCAGATGAAGCGGCTATAGTATTGTATAAAAAATATTCACCTGAAGTTGTAGTTATAACACAAGGTAAAAATGGCGGAATTATTTATGATGGTAAAGAAATTGCAAAATATCCTGCGTTTTTAGTTGATGCTGTGGATTCAAACGGCTCTGGAGATGTATTTCACGGTGCATTTGCTTTTGCGGTCAGTATAGGTTATAATTATAAAAAAGCATGTGTTTTTTCTAGTGCCGTATCTGCACTTAAGTGTACAAAGGTAGGCTCAAGAGCATCAATACCTACTTTAGATGAAGTTAAAAAATTTTTAAAGGAGCGTGGATGTAATGAATTTGAAGAAAACATGGAATAA
- a CDS encoding (Fe-S)-binding protein → MNFSQKAKEHIDSCRFCWMCHHVCPVGNATGLERNTARARALGLSLVARGAVEYSEDIINNVYECTLCGGCMTDCVTGWDPVMFAKEARLGAALDGKLPEYVLKMINNLTEKGSIYGAEKNPNIPVFEDKDTLFFLGEDTRAKGCAKAAVELLQKAGVKFALLENEPNSGASMNFLVGAANETKSMMEECTKILSSYKTVICYDPYDADVILREYKEWGIDVKAEVKTFTSYVAELIENGALKIKNNGKSYTPQDSPYLARDLEETQPIRKILSACGTVNEMLLNREHTVLAGQLIMGEYMNDVIEKIASNRWSNAKNMNTKTLVTASTAEYEYLSRTKPEGMELLKIEEVVLQCL, encoded by the coding sequence ATGAATTTTTCGCAAAAAGCAAAAGAACATATAGATAGTTGTCGTTTCTGCTGGATGTGCCACCATGTGTGTCCCGTAGGTAATGCAACAGGATTAGAAAGAAACACAGCAAGAGCAAGAGCATTAGGGTTATCACTTGTTGCCCGTGGAGCTGTTGAATATTCAGAAGATATTATTAACAATGTTTATGAATGTACACTTTGTGGCGGTTGTATGACAGACTGCGTAACAGGTTGGGACCCAGTAATGTTTGCTAAAGAAGCAAGACTTGGTGCGGCTCTAGATGGAAAACTTCCTGAATATGTATTAAAAATGATAAATAACCTTACCGAAAAGGGAAGTATTTACGGTGCAGAAAAGAATCCAAATATTCCTGTTTTTGAAGATAAGGATACATTGTTCTTCTTAGGGGAGGATACTCGTGCTAAAGGCTGTGCTAAAGCTGCAGTTGAACTGTTACAGAAAGCAGGAGTAAAATTTGCTTTACTTGAAAATGAGCCTAACAGTGGTGCGTCAATGAACTTTTTAGTAGGTGCTGCTAATGAAACAAAATCTATGATGGAGGAATGTACAAAAATCCTTTCTTCCTATAAAACTGTTATCTGCTACGACCCTTATGATGCTGATGTAATACTTCGCGAATACAAGGAATGGGGCATTGATGTAAAGGCAGAGGTTAAGACATTTACTTCATATGTGGCAGAGCTTATTGAGAACGGCGCATTAAAAATTAAAAATAATGGCAAGTCATATACTCCTCAAGATAGTCCATATCTTGCAAGAGATTTGGAAGAAACACAGCCAATCCGTAAAATTTTATCTGCTTGCGGAACTGTAAATGAAATGTTATTAAACAGAGAACACACCGTTTTAGCAGGTCAGCTTATTATGGGTGAATATATGAATGATGTAATTGAAAAAATTGCGTCTAACAGATGGAGTAATGCCAAAAATATGAACACAAAAACTTTAGTTACTGCCTCTACTGCAGAATATGAATATTTGTCAAGAACGAAGCCTGAAGGTATGGAGCTTTTAAAAATTGAGGAGGTTGTTTTACAGTGCTTGTAA
- a CDS encoding L-fucose/L-arabinose isomerase family protein, which translates to MLDFKVKIGLIPDVRDLFDFSTRKGIFEPAKGVENKNKVLEYIKNNFSDEITEFCDLEWLNDLGVVYKNFDCDRVCEYLREQKVDAIFIINCNFGNEEVCGQIAKKMGLPVLLWGPQDMVFEPDGQRYTDCQCGLFAISKQLRRYGVPFSYIENCEVEDDIFKDGLHQFLSVVTMIKNFKEMRITQVGTRLNPFKSVMYNELELMEKFGLNMQTVNMAVAEKHFNEIMETKQDKLKFSLADLKEKYDVDGLDDALLTKMLAFVNMYIEIFEETDSDVMASECWTAMPMAMGANPCLAMSILYDMGYIVACESDIYGAITAALLTCASRGKVAATFGEFTTRHPGNKNAELLWHCGPFPYSTKRDDEKAILFNTKPSFRAKDGKYTIARFQADHGRYTLLGGEYHTTEGPNTFGTYMWAEFKDLSKIEKKLINGPYIHHMVEAYGNYSEILREFCKYVPELDFDPIEE; encoded by the coding sequence ATGTTGGATTTTAAAGTGAAAATCGGATTGATTCCTGATGTGCGTGATTTGTTTGATTTTTCTACTCGCAAAGGTATTTTTGAACCTGCAAAAGGTGTAGAAAATAAAAACAAAGTTTTAGAATATATCAAGAACAATTTTTCTGATGAAATTACCGAGTTTTGTGATTTGGAATGGCTCAATGACTTGGGAGTTGTGTATAAGAACTTTGATTGTGATAGAGTTTGTGAGTACTTAAGAGAACAAAAAGTGGATGCCATATTTATTATTAATTGTAATTTCGGAAATGAAGAGGTTTGTGGCCAAATTGCGAAGAAGATGGGACTCCCCGTTCTTTTGTGGGGACCTCAAGATATGGTCTTTGAGCCTGATGGACAGAGATACACAGACTGTCAGTGCGGTTTGTTTGCAATCAGTAAGCAGTTAAGGCGTTATGGTGTTCCGTTTAGTTATATAGAAAATTGTGAGGTTGAAGATGATATATTTAAAGATGGACTTCATCAATTTTTATCAGTAGTTACAATGATTAAAAACTTTAAAGAAATGAGAATTACACAAGTTGGTACAAGACTTAATCCATTTAAGAGCGTTATGTATAACGAGCTTGAGCTGATGGAAAAGTTCGGTCTTAATATGCAGACTGTTAATATGGCTGTTGCCGAAAAGCATTTTAACGAAATTATGGAAACAAAGCAAGACAAGCTTAAGTTCTCCCTTGCAGATTTGAAGGAAAAATATGATGTTGACGGGCTTGACGATGCTCTTCTTACAAAAATGCTTGCATTTGTTAATATGTATATAGAAATTTTTGAAGAAACTGATTCCGATGTAATGGCATCGGAGTGTTGGACGGCAATGCCTATGGCAATGGGCGCAAATCCTTGCCTTGCTATGAGCATCCTCTATGATATGGGATATATTGTTGCGTGTGAATCTGATATTTATGGAGCAATTACAGCAGCACTTTTAACTTGTGCATCAAGAGGAAAGGTTGCTGCAACCTTTGGTGAATTTACAACAAGGCACCCCGGGAATAAAAACGCAGAGCTTTTATGGCATTGCGGTCCATTCCCCTACTCAACAAAAAGAGATGACGAAAAGGCTATATTATTTAACACAAAACCCAGCTTTAGAGCGAAAGATGGCAAATATACAATTGCAAGGTTTCAGGCAGACCATGGTCGCTATACATTGCTCGGTGGCGAATATCATACAACAGAGGGTCCTAATACATTCGGCACATATATGTGGGCAGAATTTAAGGACTTATCGAAAATTGAGAAAAAACTAATAAATGGCCCATATATTCATCATATGGTTGAAGCTTATGGTAATTATAGTGAAATTTTGAGGGAGTTTTGTAAATACGTTCCCGAACTTGATTTTGACCCGATAGAGGAATAA
- a CDS encoding DUF4867 family protein, with protein sequence MKLHTIHDKEFAPYGRVIDCDCSEIIDMAKKIELPKEGSTYLASVEDFENLEVKTQLEKEYFGEIPIQVGYCFGHSTKLNGFEWHKSSEINIAVTDAILFLGNIAEMENDRYNSENAKAFLLKRGDIVEVYATTLHFCPCEVTKDGFGVVVVLPKGTNTNLEHTPKDKKMFKKNKWIIAHEDNDNLLKRGVVPGVYGKNFEVGKDI encoded by the coding sequence ATGAAACTTCACACTATACACGACAAAGAATTTGCGCCTTACGGCAGAGTTATTGATTGCGACTGTAGTGAAATAATTGATATGGCAAAAAAAATTGAATTGCCAAAAGAGGGTTCAACATATCTTGCTTCAGTAGAAGATTTTGAAAACCTAGAAGTAAAAACACAACTTGAAAAGGAATATTTTGGAGAAATTCCAATTCAGGTGGGTTATTGTTTCGGTCATTCTACAAAGCTTAATGGTTTCGAATGGCACAAAAGTTCAGAAATAAATATAGCGGTAACCGATGCAATATTATTTTTAGGTAATATTGCAGAAATGGAAAATGACAGGTATAATTCAGAAAATGCAAAGGCGTTCTTGCTTAAACGTGGTGATATTGTTGAAGTTTATGCCACAACATTGCATTTTTGTCCTTGTGAAGTTACAAAAGATGGCTTTGGAGTGGTGGTTGTATTGCCAAAAGGCACAAACACAAATTTAGAACACACACCAAAAGACAAAAAAATGTTTAAAAAAAATAAGTGGATAATCGCACACGAAGATAATGACAATTTGTTGAAAAGAGGCGTTGTTCCGGGAGTTTATGGAAAAAACTTTGAGGTAGGTAAGGATATATGA
- a CDS encoding MurR/RpiR family transcriptional regulator — MNKTTLQIKMLYDKMGGAEKRVADWLIKNPGKIISLSISELAEECKCGEATLVRFARRLGFSGYQELKISFAREEGSTKIADGISKEDSCIEIFEKVSNDIYCSLEMTKKSLDSESLETAAKMIMNANKIVIYGLGNSSAVALDFQHKLMRLGYNAIAFSDNHMQSISASHLTKKDVVIGISHSGSSKDIVDALKIAKENGAFSISITNNGKSPIVKQSDVALYTASNETKYSILGLNSRIAQLAIINAIYYYISCQDKKAFNTIKTTEESLQNKKF, encoded by the coding sequence ATGAATAAAACAACATTACAGATAAAAATGCTATATGATAAAATGGGTGGTGCGGAAAAGAGAGTCGCCGACTGGCTTATAAAAAATCCTGGAAAAATTATATCATTGTCTATAAGTGAATTGGCTGAAGAGTGCAAATGTGGAGAGGCTACGCTTGTACGATTTGCACGAAGACTTGGGTTTAGTGGCTATCAGGAATTGAAAATTTCATTTGCTCGAGAAGAGGGCAGTACAAAAATAGCCGACGGAATTTCAAAGGAAGACTCCTGTATCGAAATATTCGAAAAGGTTTCTAATGATATATACTGTTCTCTTGAAATGACAAAAAAAAGCCTTGATTCAGAATCTCTTGAAACTGCAGCTAAAATGATTATGAACGCAAATAAGATTGTCATATATGGTCTTGGGAATTCTTCGGCAGTGGCTTTGGATTTTCAACATAAACTTATGCGATTAGGTTATAATGCAATTGCCTTTAGTGATAATCATATGCAGTCAATCAGCGCTTCTCATCTTACGAAAAAAGATGTTGTGATTGGAATCTCCCACTCAGGTTCATCAAAAGATATTGTAGATGCATTAAAAATCGCAAAAGAAAATGGTGCTTTTTCTATTTCTATCACCAACAACGGAAAATCTCCAATAGTGAAGCAAAGCGATGTTGCGCTTTATACTGCTTCCAATGAAACGAAATACAGTATTTTAGGGCTTAATTCAAGAATAGCACAGCTTGCGATTATCAATGCAATTTATTATTACATATCTTGTCAAGATAAAAAAGCATTCAATACAATAAAAACGACAGAGGAATCCTTGCAAAACAAAAAGTTTTAA
- a CDS encoding ketose-bisphosphate aldolase — protein sequence MLVNLKYVLDLAEKGNFAIPAFNVYNMETVMGIIKAAEETKAPVIIQNYSRLVTNEEGYYLAPIVLAAAEKASVPVCFHLDHGASEEAVVRSLRFGATGIMIDKSLLPFEENVAATKSVVELCKAVGVEVEGEIGHVGTAANGDEQTTEYTTVEEAKTFVENTGVVALAIAVGTAHGRYKKAPRIAIDRIAEIHDAVDASLVLHGGSGIPDEEIKASIKAGIRKINFGTDICFSFLDKVFETSRDVYAIDLFMKDAIENVKEFAIKKIKLLGAENRI from the coding sequence GTGCTTGTAAATCTTAAATATGTTTTAGATTTAGCGGAAAAAGGCAATTTTGCAATTCCTGCATTTAATGTATATAATATGGAGACAGTAATGGGTATTATTAAAGCTGCAGAAGAAACAAAAGCCCCTGTTATTATTCAAAATTATTCAAGACTTGTAACGAACGAGGAAGGCTATTATCTTGCTCCAATTGTTTTGGCTGCAGCAGAAAAGGCAAGCGTTCCTGTTTGTTTCCATCTAGACCATGGTGCAAGCGAAGAAGCTGTTGTACGTTCACTCAGATTTGGTGCAACAGGAATTATGATTGATAAATCACTTCTTCCATTTGAGGAAAATGTAGCAGCAACAAAGTCTGTTGTAGAACTTTGTAAAGCAGTTGGAGTAGAGGTTGAAGGTGAAATTGGTCATGTAGGTACTGCTGCAAATGGCGATGAACAGACTACCGAGTACACAACTGTTGAAGAAGCAAAAACTTTTGTTGAAAACACAGGTGTTGTTGCACTTGCAATTGCAGTTGGTACGGCTCACGGCAGATATAAGAAGGCTCCAAGGATTGCAATAGACAGAATTGCAGAAATTCACGATGCAGTTGACGCATCCCTTGTTTTACATGGCGGCAGTGGTATTCCTGATGAAGAAATTAAAGCTTCCATCAAAGCAGGTATCAGAAAAATCAACTTTGGTACAGACATTTGTTTTTCTTTCTTAGATAAAGTTTTTGAAACATCAAGGGATGTATATGCAATAGATCTATTTATGAAGGATGCAATAGAGAATGTAAAAGAGTTTGCAATTAAAAAAATTAAACTTTTGGGTGCGGAGAATAGAATATGA
- a CDS encoding FAD-binding oxidoreductase yields MTDFLFDVVATELEDAVGRENCSTRTIDKLAHSVDYFWLSRMWADRGLRMPEGDFIVAPKDAKEVSAVLKIANYYKIPVTTWGAGGGTQGGAVPVCGGIVLDTKRMNKIYDVNEQGMYIECGTGAIYKHLEYAANEKGYATMHYPSSLTCSTVGGFLAHRGIGVSSTKYGKIDDMVLQMEVVLPNGDIIETSPAPKHAAGPDLNQIFIGSEGTLGVMTKAQMRIYEQPESRQFRGFLFHNMTDAFNSGRELLQKFKPSVMRLYDEAETASLIKKIVGVEKKGAFMNIAIEGVKEMADLEMKILLETFAKYGAEDLGSEYGEKWWKEKITFFYPGHMMDIPQCFGTMDTIAPYDKIEKIYWAMKEAIETNFPQAKFIAHFSHWYEWGCMIYDRFIVDGDKVPQDPHEAFRLHQAIWNCGVRTALANGGVVNDHHGVGIKLGRLMKEQYGPAMQVFEGIKKQLDPNGIMNPFKLGL; encoded by the coding sequence ATGACAGACTTTTTATTTGATGTAGTTGCAACCGAACTTGAGGATGCAGTCGGAAGAGAAAACTGTTCTACAAGAACAATTGATAAACTCGCACATAGTGTTGACTATTTCTGGCTTTCAAGAATGTGGGCAGATAGAGGCTTAAGAATGCCTGAAGGCGACTTTATAGTTGCGCCAAAGGATGCAAAAGAAGTTTCTGCAGTATTAAAAATCGCAAATTACTATAAAATCCCTGTTACAACATGGGGCGCTGGTGGTGGCACACAAGGTGGCGCTGTTCCGGTTTGTGGTGGTATTGTATTAGACACAAAGAGAATGAATAAAATTTATGATGTGAATGAACAGGGTATGTACATAGAATGTGGCACAGGTGCTATCTATAAGCATCTTGAATATGCCGCAAACGAAAAAGGCTATGCAACAATGCATTATCCATCTTCCCTTACATGTTCAACAGTTGGTGGATTTTTGGCTCATCGTGGAATTGGTGTATCATCAACTAAATACGGAAAAATTGATGATATGGTACTTCAGATGGAGGTTGTTTTGCCAAATGGTGACATCATTGAAACATCACCTGCTCCAAAACATGCAGCAGGTCCTGATTTGAACCAAATATTTATCGGTTCAGAGGGTACACTTGGTGTTATGACAAAGGCTCAAATGAGAATTTATGAACAACCTGAATCAAGACAGTTTAGAGGATTTTTGTTCCATAATATGACAGATGCTTTTAATTCAGGAAGAGAATTATTGCAAAAGTTCAAGCCATCAGTTATGCGTCTTTATGACGAAGCAGAAACTGCATCTTTAATCAAGAAAATTGTCGGAGTTGAAAAGAAAGGTGCATTTATGAATATTGCAATTGAGGGCGTTAAAGAAATGGCAGATCTTGAAATGAAGATTTTGCTTGAAACTTTCGCAAAATACGGAGCAGAAGATTTAGGCTCAGAGTACGGTGAAAAATGGTGGAAAGAAAAGATTACATTCTTCTACCCAGGTCATATGATGGATATTCCGCAATGCTTTGGCACAATGGATACAATCGCACCTTATGATAAGATAGAAAAGATTTACTGGGCGATGAAGGAAGCAATTGAAACAAACTTCCCACAAGCTAAATTTATCGCCCATTTCTCACACTGGTATGAGTGGGGTTGTATGATTTATGACAGATTTATTGTTGATGGCGATAAAGTTCCTCAAGACCCACACGAAGCTTTTAGACTTCATCAAGCAATTTGGAACTGCGGTGTAAGAACTGCACTTGCTAACGGTGGTGTTGTAAACGACCACCACGGTGTAGGCATCAAACTCGGCAGACTTATGAAAGAACAGTATGGACCTGCGATGCAGGTGTTTGAAGGAATTAAGAAACAACTTGACCCAAATGGTATTATGAATCCATTCAAGCTTGGACTTTAA
- the iolB gene encoding 5-deoxy-glucuronate isomerase, whose protein sequence is MNLKKTWNKKYGKSEIVTKDNSPCKNIEIDMVKLTKGDKKIYSEADKEYGLLILNGKCTVEGATFKYENVGERETVFEGNATCVYVPRNTDFTITACGEVAIAVCKCPSTNDHKPALIKPTDVTGKKLGKPGWERHAMFILDERVEADQIYIGEAWIDGGQWSSYPPHKHDDMNMPTEANTEEIYYFEFEKPQGFGIQKVYTMEGDIDETYTVKSGDFVEIPRGYHPYHSAPGYKSYMLWIMAGPIRGFYMTTDEEHKWLNN, encoded by the coding sequence ATGAATTTGAAGAAAACATGGAATAAAAAATATGGTAAATCTGAAATAGTTACAAAAGATAATAGCCCATGCAAAAATATTGAAATTGACATGGTAAAATTAACAAAGGGTGATAAAAAAATCTATAGTGAAGCCGACAAAGAGTATGGTTTACTTATTTTAAATGGCAAATGTACAGTTGAAGGTGCAACATTCAAGTACGAAAATGTTGGCGAGCGTGAAACTGTTTTTGAGGGAAATGCAACGTGTGTATATGTCCCAAGAAATACAGATTTTACAATTACTGCTTGTGGTGAAGTTGCTATTGCAGTTTGTAAATGTCCATCAACTAATGACCATAAGCCTGCACTAATTAAGCCTACTGATGTTACCGGTAAAAAATTAGGTAAACCAGGCTGGGAAAGACATGCTATGTTTATACTTGATGAGAGAGTTGAAGCCGACCAAATTTATATCGGTGAAGCATGGATTGACGGCGGTCAGTGGTCTAGCTACCCTCCGCACAAGCATGATGATATGAATATGCCAACAGAAGCAAATACTGAAGAAATTTATTACTTCGAGTTTGAAAAGCCACAAGGCTTTGGTATTCAAAAGGTATATACAATGGAAGGAGATATTGACGAAACTTATACTGTTAAATCAGGTGATTTCGTTGAAATTCCAAGAGGATATCACCCATACCATTCAGCTCCGGGTTATAAAAGTTATATGCTTTGGATTATGGCAGGACCAATCAGAGGTTTTTATATGACTACGGATGAGGAACATAAATGGCTAAACAATTAA